TTAAGGTTTGTTTTGTAGAAATAGCAGTTTGCGATCAGTTAAAGTTAAAAATAAAAATACACTTATAGAATTGATTTTATTTGTGGACAAAATCCTAAAAAGTAAAAATGGAATTTAGAATCCTAAATTACAGAATGCATAAATCAACTAAAATTAAGATATATTTTTATTCAATACTTTCGCTAAGTATTATTTGGTTATTCATTTTTCCAAAACCAATTAAAAACTTTGCTCCAATTGTATTTGTAATACCAACTTTTCCTGTCTTTGCTTTGAATTCATACAATGGAGTATACAAATTTAGTTCAGCACTTAAAGAAATACATCTTGATTTGTTTCGAAAATATGTTATTGATTATGGAAATATATATGACCGAGGCAAAATAGTTGATATAGGATTTATTACTAAAAATGAAGATTTTGAAAATTTACAAGATGCTAATCTTTATGAAATGTATAAATTATGTAAACAATTTATGAGATTAGCTATTTATTCATTTGTAATTTTTGGTTTATTGGGAATCGCAACTGTTTATCTTTAGAAAATTTATTTCAGAAAAATTGTTATTGGAAAATGAAATCCATATTTGTCAACATATGCTTGAAAAACGGGAGCTTAAAAATAAGATTGGAATCTTAATTTAACTTGAAAGTGCCTAACAGCCAATAGCTAATACAACAGATTTTAGCCTTTGAATTAATTTAAAAATAGATTTGTACTTGTGTATACATGCAGGAACTATTCCTAGAAAACAGCGTTAAAAAGTAACATTAAAGTAATTAAAGTAAAAAAGTAAATAATCTGAAGTAATGAAAAAAATACTATTAGCAATGATTGTTATATTGCCACTGTTGACCTTACAAGGACAATCATAAAAATACAAATAGTTATGAATAGAATTATTTTTTTGATAATCTTTTTCACGATTATTTCTTGTAAAAAAGACGAAACTAAAACTATAACTTTCAGAAATTGTAAAGTTGAATACATGAGTTTTGGTAATGGACAAAAAGAAATCGATGAAAATAATTCAATTTCAAATCAATGGGAATTTGAATCAGCAAAACGCGAATTAGCATTATGTTTGTGTGAGAGTTATTTGGAAAAACCTGATACAGAAATTAAAGCTAAGATTTTGGAAATATATAATACTGAAGAAGAATATTATGAAAATTCGAATAATTTAGAGTTTGACACAATTTTAAAAAATAGAAAAGAAGTTTTTGATCCAACAATTTTACTAGATTAAAATAAACACAGAACGAGATGACAACACTATACATCAATTGGGATTTTGATTCCGAAATAATAAACATTTTTGGTTTCCCCTTAAAATATTATGGGCTTTTATTTGCCAGTGGCTTGCTTTTAAGCATGTATATTCTTAAAATAATTTATAGAAGAGAAAACCTAAAAGATAGCGCTCATGAAGCATTGTTTCTATATGGAATTATAGGGATTTTTGCTGGAGCAAGATTGGGACATTGTTTGTTTTATGATTTTGACTATTATTCAAAAAACATATTAGAAATCTTTTTACCCATTCAAAAAACGATAAACGGAGGATATAAATTTAGTGGTTATGCAGGTTTAGCCAGTCACGGCGGGACCGTTGGGTTGATTGTTTCACTTTTTTTATATTCAAAAAAATACGAAATAAAATACCTGAAAATACTAGATTTGATTGCTATTGTTGCGCCATTGGGAGCTGTATTTATAAGACTTGCCAACTTAATGAACTCAGAAATGATAGGCAATCCCTCAACCTTGCCTTGGGCCTTTATTTTTAGTAAGATTGATAGTGTTCCTAGACATCCAGCCCAACTTTACGAAGCCATTGCATATCTGTTCATTTTCGGGATTGTTTTTGCTATTTACAAAACGAAAAACATTACCCTAGGAAATGGATTTTTGTTTGGTCTGGCAATAACTTTAATTTTTACGATGCGCATTTTAATTGAGTTTGTCAAAATCAATCAAGTAGAATTTGAAGAGGGAATGCTATTAAATATGGGCCAATTGTTGAGTCTGCCTTTTATAGCAATTGGGATCTACTTTATGGGAAAGAATGTAACAAGAAAGCGTTCGTAATAAAAATCCAGAGCAGTGAAGGTTAAACAACAGTGTTGTGAATTGTTTACTAAATAGCTTGTTTCAGATTTGTAAAATAAGGATGAATCAAAACGTTAGATTTCAATAAATTGTACAATATCAAAACAAGGAATTTAGATCTAACGACGAACCTAAATCATGAATTTTTCAAAAGTTACTGTTGATTTCGTAGTGTTATTGATTTAACGCTAATGATGTAGAGAACGTAAGAATTTTTGTTTATATTTGGAGAACACATGTTGAGACAGACTATTGATAATGTTGCGAGGCTTAGGTTTGTTTCAGTAGGTTTGTTTCAGTAGGTTTGTTTTTGTACTGATTAATTGTTGCTGATAATATAAGAATCTTAAATAAAAACTTAAAAATGGAAAATTTAGAATTTGATGATAAAATTTCAGAAGAAACTGAAATTACTGAAATCCCCCAAGAAATACGAAAAATTAATACTCAAGCTTACGATAAAAGTGTTTCTGACATCGTTCGTATGATTGATGATGGCGATATAAATTTAAACCCTGAATATCAAAGAAATTATATTTGGGATAATAAAAAATCATCATTACTTATTGAATCTATAATACTGAACGTACCAATTCCTGTAATATATGTTTCACAAGAAGCAGATGATTCTTGGACAGTCATTGATGGATTACAAAGGTTAAATTCTTTGCATCGTTTTTTTCAGAGAGATTATAAATTATCAGGTTTAGAAATACTTACAGAACTTAACAAGAGTGATATTAAGTCTCTTAATCCTAAAGCAGTTCGTGTATTAAGAAATGGACTTTTAAGAATTATAGTAATTTCTCACGATTCACATCCTGAAATAAAATACGATGTTTTTATGAGATTAAATACAGGTGCAGTCAAATTGAATGACCAAGAGTTAAGAAATTGTCTTTATAGAGGTTCAATGAATGATAAACTAAAAGAAATAGTATCAAAACCAAATATCCTGAAATTATTTAATTTGGAAACGCCACATAATAGAATGTCTGATTGCGAATTAA
This portion of the Flavobacterium sp. CECT 9288 genome encodes:
- the lgt gene encoding prolipoprotein diacylglyceryl transferase gives rise to the protein MTTLYINWDFDSEIINIFGFPLKYYGLLFASGLLLSMYILKIIYRRENLKDSAHEALFLYGIIGIFAGARLGHCLFYDFDYYSKNILEIFLPIQKTINGGYKFSGYAGLASHGGTVGLIVSLFLYSKKYEIKYLKILDLIAIVAPLGAVFIRLANLMNSEMIGNPSTLPWAFIFSKIDSVPRHPAQLYEAIAYLFIFGIVFAIYKTKNITLGNGFLFGLAITLIFTMRILIEFVKINQVEFEEGMLLNMGQLLSLPFIAIGIYFMGKNVTRKRS
- a CDS encoding DUF262 domain-containing protein → MENLEFDDKISEETEITEIPQEIRKINTQAYDKSVSDIVRMIDDGDINLNPEYQRNYIWDNKKSSLLIESIILNVPIPVIYVSQEADDSWTVIDGLQRLNSLHRFFQRDYKLSGLEILTELNKSDIKSLNPKAVRVLRNGLLRIIVISHDSHPEIKYDVFMRLNTGAVKLNDQELRNCLYRGSMNDKLKEIVSKPNILKLFNLETPHNRMSDCELILRFLALLDNYDENENQIKNYKGRMKTFINEYLLKNKNLDQSLLIKLDEMIEDTAKTIIKIYSVNAFNRFNSDEQYESTLNRSLMDILFISTTVLPSEKLIEYKDQIFARYKELVINDSEFRNSITIGTSDTKVLNYRLNRWISEIKNIING